A single region of the Halorussus gelatinilyticus genome encodes:
- a CDS encoding inositol monophosphatase family protein, which yields MTDDADERLAVAKRAASAGSEVAAESFRGGIEVETKSEKTDVVTEADRQTQRRVIEVVREEYPDDAIVGEEEDELKAVPDEGDAWVIDPIDGTNNYVRSIPVWTTSVAAVRDGEPVAAVNDCPALGDTYVAGRDGVRRNGEPVSVSEKTDPETFAVAPTIWWGFDRRDEYAGVCEGLLERFADIRRFGSAQVTLGMVAAGSLEGAVTNVDPNPWDTVAGVHMVRQAGGTVTDLHGDRWRHDSESLVASNGEAHDELVAAVRDVA from the coding sequence ATGACCGACGACGCCGACGAGCGCCTCGCGGTGGCGAAGCGCGCCGCGAGCGCGGGAAGCGAAGTCGCCGCCGAGAGTTTTCGAGGCGGCATCGAAGTCGAGACCAAATCGGAGAAGACCGACGTCGTGACCGAGGCCGACCGCCAGACCCAGCGCCGCGTCATCGAAGTCGTCCGCGAGGAGTATCCCGACGACGCGATAGTCGGCGAAGAGGAGGACGAACTGAAGGCGGTGCCCGACGAGGGCGACGCGTGGGTGATAGACCCCATCGACGGCACGAACAACTACGTCCGATCGATTCCGGTCTGGACGACCAGCGTCGCGGCGGTCCGGGACGGCGAACCCGTCGCGGCGGTCAACGACTGTCCCGCGCTCGGGGACACCTACGTCGCCGGACGAGACGGCGTTCGGCGCAACGGCGAACCAGTCTCGGTCAGCGAGAAGACCGACCCCGAGACGTTCGCCGTCGCGCCGACCATCTGGTGGGGGTTCGACCGGCGCGACGAGTACGCCGGGGTCTGCGAGGGGTTGCTCGAGCGGTTCGCCGACATCCGGCGGTTCGGGTCGGCGCAGGTCACGCTCGGGATGGTCGCGGCTGGGTCGCTCGAAGGCGCGGTGACGAACGTGGACCCGAACCCGTGGGACACCGTGGCTGGCGTCCACATGGTCCGGCAGGCCGGGGGAACTGTCACCGACCTCCACGGCGACCGGTGGCGACACGACTCCGAGAGCCTCGTCGCCTCGAACGGCGAGGCCCACGACGAACTGGTGGCCGCCGTCCGAGACGTCGCCTGA
- a CDS encoding DUF63 family protein produces MSTVTEGMDSEQLWGGTVAALLVALVGGVLVFPERVYYGFVWHYFWGPVVADAKSAQCAAYADGSVSFLYESSACAAAPEPVAYPGYTLVSEVGYALTMLLALLGIVFMLRRLEVGRDRGLFYALFPYMLFGGALRVIEDAFDALDPAQAAISFPWNTLIISPVIYFTMFAVTLAALLASVWLRNSGATEGYRYTLAGIGTALLSASVGYLGFLAVTTDYVDFFPQITVVVLVGATLVTWLTWEGLTRYAPEVNEGTGKMGIVVIWAHAVDGVANVVGIDWARELGLPADLVPKHPVNRFLIGVGEQFPEPVVELIGTAWPFLLVKIVAAVFVVWVFDEGIFEESPRYAILLLVAIVAVGLGPGTRDMLRATFGI; encoded by the coding sequence ATGAGTACCGTGACCGAAGGAATGGACTCCGAGCAACTCTGGGGTGGGACGGTCGCCGCGCTGTTGGTCGCGCTCGTCGGCGGCGTCCTCGTCTTTCCGGAGCGCGTCTACTACGGATTCGTCTGGCACTACTTCTGGGGGCCGGTCGTCGCCGACGCCAAGAGCGCCCAGTGTGCGGCCTACGCCGACGGTTCGGTAAGCTTCCTCTACGAGTCGAGCGCCTGCGCGGCCGCGCCGGAACCGGTCGCGTACCCCGGCTACACGCTGGTCTCGGAGGTCGGCTACGCGCTGACGATGCTGCTTGCGCTGCTGGGCATCGTCTTCATGCTCCGGCGACTCGAGGTCGGACGGGACCGCGGCCTGTTCTACGCGCTGTTCCCCTACATGCTGTTCGGGGGCGCGCTCCGCGTGATAGAGGACGCCTTCGATGCCCTCGACCCGGCTCAGGCCGCCATCTCGTTCCCGTGGAACACCCTCATCATCAGCCCCGTCATCTACTTCACGATGTTCGCCGTCACGCTGGCGGCCCTGCTGGCGAGCGTCTGGCTCCGCAACTCCGGCGCGACCGAGGGCTACCGGTACACCCTCGCGGGTATCGGCACGGCGCTGCTCTCCGCGTCGGTCGGTTACCTCGGTTTCCTCGCGGTCACGACCGACTACGTGGACTTCTTCCCCCAGATTACGGTCGTCGTCCTCGTCGGCGCGACCCTCGTGACGTGGCTGACGTGGGAGGGTCTCACCCGCTACGCGCCCGAGGTCAACGAGGGGACGGGCAAGATGGGCATCGTCGTCATCTGGGCGCACGCGGTTGACGGCGTCGCCAACGTCGTCGGCATCGACTGGGCGCGAGAGCTGGGACTGCCCGCCGACCTCGTTCCCAAACACCCCGTCAACCGATTCCTCATCGGCGTGGGCGAGCAGTTCCCCGAACCGGTCGTGGAGCTAATCGGCACCGCGTGGCCCTTCCTGCTGGTCAAAATCGTGGCCGCGGTCTTCGTCGTCTGGGTGTTCGACGAGGGCATCTTCGAGGAGAGTCCGCGCTACGCCATCCTGTTGCTCGTGGCCATCGTCGCGGTCGGTCTCGGTCCCGGCACGCGCGACATGCTCCGCGCGACGTTCGGCATCTGA
- a CDS encoding DUF2332 domain-containing protein — MNRDDLSGHFEWFADWCVGTSPLYERLARGVAADPDLLDLASAPPDDRSPAHLLFAAVQFLLLSGNESSLADFYPTVTDHPTDPAERDPVPAFREFCLSNADAIRNLTTTRRTQTNSVRRCAALLPAFEEVSRHASRGCARDAREPLALVEVGPSAGLNLLWDRYGYDYGPGGRYGTLDSPVRVESTVHEGDPPLPENAPPVASRVGVDLNPLDVTDDADARWLRSLVWPEHDDRHRTLRSAIRVAREHPPDLREGDALDLLPTVLAEIPDDRPVCLFDTQVRYQLDEAARDRFDALVAELGADRDLYVVSGDLTASEYEQAIDLTLTTVEGDSKSEDRERAELQTERLGVYQQHGAWITWDE, encoded by the coding sequence ATGAACCGCGACGACTTGTCCGGCCACTTCGAGTGGTTCGCCGACTGGTGCGTCGGCACCTCGCCGCTGTACGAGCGACTCGCGCGCGGGGTCGCCGCCGACCCCGACCTCCTCGACCTCGCCAGCGCTCCTCCCGACGACCGGTCGCCCGCCCACCTGCTGTTCGCGGCGGTGCAGTTCCTACTCCTGTCCGGCAACGAATCGTCGCTGGCGGACTTCTACCCCACCGTCACCGACCACCCGACCGACCCCGCCGAACGGGACCCGGTTCCCGCGTTCCGGGAGTTCTGCCTCTCGAACGCCGACGCGATTCGGAACCTGACGACGACCCGCCGGACTCAGACCAACAGCGTCCGGCGGTGTGCCGCCCTGCTTCCGGCGTTCGAGGAGGTGTCGCGGCACGCGAGTCGCGGGTGCGCCCGCGACGCGCGCGAACCGCTCGCGCTGGTCGAAGTCGGACCGAGTGCAGGCCTGAACCTGCTGTGGGACCGGTACGGCTACGACTACGGCCCGGGCGGACGCTACGGGACCCTCGACTCGCCGGTCCGCGTCGAGTCGACGGTGCACGAGGGCGACCCGCCGCTCCCCGAGAACGCCCCGCCGGTCGCCTCGCGGGTCGGCGTGGACCTGAACCCGCTGGACGTGACCGACGACGCCGACGCGCGGTGGCTCCGCTCGCTGGTGTGGCCCGAACACGACGACCGCCATCGGACGCTCCGGAGCGCCATTCGAGTCGCCCGCGAGCACCCGCCCGACCTCCGGGAGGGCGACGCGCTCGACCTCCTCCCGACGGTTCTCGCCGAGATTCCCGACGACCGGCCGGTCTGCCTGTTCGACACGCAGGTTCGCTACCAGTTGGACGAGGCGGCCCGCGACCGCTTCGACGCGCTCGTGGCGGAGCTGGGCGCGGACCGCGACCTCTACGTCGTCTCGGGCGACTTGACCGCCAGCGAGTACGAGCAAGCCATCGACCTCACGCTGACGACCGTCGAGGGAGATTCGAAATCGGAGGACCGCGAGCGAGCGGAGTTGCAAACCGAACGCCTCGGCGTCTACCAACAACACGGCGCGTGGATAACGTGGGACGAGTGA
- a CDS encoding Lrp/AsnC family transcriptional regulator yields the protein MELDDTDREILEALQEDARTPFSEIARRIDMSSATVHDRVNRMEEAGVIEGYHAKVDPKALDYGISAVVGLQVEQGQEQDTLGRLEGIDGVQEVHLTTGSWDVLMRVYAEDADRLRELMFENIAQMDGFARSQTMVILGTPYETEELPIDGSEV from the coding sequence ATGGAACTCGATGATACCGACCGAGAAATCTTAGAAGCATTACAGGAGGACGCGCGAACGCCGTTCAGCGAGATCGCGCGCCGCATCGACATGTCCAGCGCGACGGTCCACGACCGGGTCAACCGGATGGAGGAAGCGGGCGTCATCGAGGGGTACCACGCGAAGGTAGACCCGAAGGCGCTCGACTACGGTATCTCGGCAGTCGTCGGCCTGCAGGTCGAACAGGGTCAGGAACAGGACACGCTCGGTCGCCTCGAAGGCATCGACGGCGTACAGGAAGTCCACCTCACGACCGGTTCGTGGGACGTGCTGATGCGGGTCTACGCCGAGGACGCCGACCGACTCCGAGAGCTGATGTTCGAGAACATCGCCCAGATGGACGGCTTCGCGCGCTCTCAGACGATGGTCATCCTCGGCACGCCCTACGAGACCGAGGAGTTGCCCATCGACGGTAGCGAGGTCTGA
- a CDS encoding YcaO-like family protein produces MNAPTVGLVGEGPAIDAVAAALADVDAETVECAPEQVAGTDFAVVVGDADDHRPADDRRDARFAAANHAARDGGTPWLAVEHGGVGGHSLQIAAAVSGFAPGTACWDCLRTRVAANLDAEREASDDAESVSEETDSAGSDPASARFAGALAGREAATLLSGGESRVLGGVVEVPHAERNVLPVPGCAVCDDESSGSLGLSPSLDRAYADTELEGALARAERAVDERVGLVSTIGEAESFPAPYYLAQLADTSGFSDAQAAEQAAGVADDWNAALMKALGEALERYAAGVYREAGFRTARAADFDAADSVVPPAEFVRPEGWSDASADDELAWVEGRNLHRGEAVHLPAEFVHFPPPEVRHKPSITTGLGLGSSTVEALLAGLYEVIERDATMLSWYSTFDPLELAVEDERFDALRSRARAENLEVTPLLVTQDADVPVVAVAVHREGAWPRFAVGSDADLDPEAAATAALAEALQNWMELRSMGEDDAADADGAIGRYADFPDTAREFVAADTSIPAASVGPADPPVGEAELHALLGRLADADLSAYAARLTTRDVERLGFEAVRVLVPAAQPLFTGESFFGERSREVPPELGFEFRPDRDLHPYP; encoded by the coding sequence ATGAACGCACCGACAGTCGGACTCGTAGGTGAGGGTCCGGCAATCGACGCCGTGGCGGCCGCGCTCGCCGACGTAGACGCCGAAACCGTCGAGTGTGCCCCAGAGCAGGTCGCAGGGACCGACTTCGCGGTGGTCGTCGGTGACGCCGACGACCACCGCCCCGCCGACGACCGCCGCGACGCGCGGTTCGCCGCGGCGAACCACGCGGCCCGCGACGGCGGAACCCCGTGGCTCGCGGTCGAACACGGCGGCGTCGGCGGCCACAGCCTCCAGATAGCGGCGGCAGTCTCCGGATTCGCGCCGGGGACCGCCTGCTGGGACTGCCTCCGGACGCGCGTCGCCGCGAATCTGGACGCGGAGCGCGAGGCGTCCGACGACGCCGAGTCGGTCTCGGAAGAGACCGATTCGGCCGGTTCCGACCCGGCGAGTGCGCGCTTCGCGGGCGCGCTCGCCGGGCGCGAGGCCGCGACCCTCCTCTCGGGCGGCGAGTCGCGGGTTCTGGGCGGCGTCGTGGAGGTGCCCCACGCCGAACGAAACGTGCTTCCCGTGCCCGGTTGTGCGGTCTGCGACGACGAGTCGTCGGGGAGTCTCGGTCTCTCGCCGTCCCTCGACCGCGCGTACGCCGACACCGAACTGGAGGGTGCGCTCGCGCGCGCCGAGCGGGCCGTGGACGAGCGCGTCGGTCTCGTCTCGACCATCGGCGAAGCCGAGTCGTTCCCCGCGCCGTACTACCTCGCCCAACTCGCCGACACGTCGGGGTTCAGCGACGCGCAGGCCGCCGAGCAGGCCGCGGGCGTCGCCGACGACTGGAACGCCGCGCTGATGAAGGCGCTCGGCGAGGCGCTCGAACGCTACGCCGCGGGCGTCTACCGGGAAGCGGGCTTCCGGACCGCGCGCGCGGCGGACTTCGATGCGGCCGACTCCGTGGTCCCGCCAGCCGAGTTCGTCCGGCCGGAGGGCTGGAGCGACGCGAGCGCGGACGACGAACTCGCGTGGGTCGAAGGGCGGAACCTCCACCGCGGCGAGGCAGTCCACCTCCCTGCCGAGTTCGTCCACTTCCCGCCGCCCGAGGTCCGCCACAAGCCCTCCATCACGACCGGTCTCGGTCTCGGCAGTTCGACCGTCGAGGCCCTGCTCGCCGGCCTGTACGAGGTCATCGAGCGCGACGCAACGATGCTCTCGTGGTACTCCACCTTCGACCCGCTCGAACTCGCGGTCGAGGACGAGCGATTCGACGCGCTTCGGTCGCGCGCACGCGCGGAGAACTTGGAGGTCACGCCCCTGTTGGTCACGCAGGACGCGGACGTGCCGGTCGTCGCGGTCGCGGTCCACCGCGAGGGCGCGTGGCCCCGATTCGCGGTCGGGTCCGACGCCGACCTCGACCCGGAGGCGGCCGCGACCGCGGCGCTCGCCGAGGCGCTCCAGAACTGGATGGAACTGCGCTCGATGGGCGAGGACGACGCCGCCGACGCCGACGGTGCAATCGGCCGGTACGCCGACTTCCCCGACACCGCTCGGGAGTTCGTCGCCGCCGATACGTCGATTCCCGCGGCGAGCGTCGGCCCGGCCGACCCGCCCGTCGGCGAGGCGGAACTCCACGCGCTCCTGGGGCGTCTCGCGGACGCCGACCTGTCGGCCTACGCCGCGCGCCTGACGACCCGCGACGTAGAGCGACTCGGGTTCGAGGCGGTTCGGGTACTTGTTCCGGCGGCCCAACCGCTGTTCACCGGCGAGTCGTTCTTCGGCGAGCGGTCGCGCGAAGTGCCCCCGGAACTGGGCTTCGAGTTCCGGCCGGACCGAGACCTGCATCCGTACCCCTGA